A segment of the Leptolyngbya sp. NIES-3755 genome:
AAGTCATTGAAGCCTTAATCGAACTGTTGAAACATTCAGAAAGCGAAGATCTCAATTCGATGGCAGTGTCAGTTCTTGCCAGCATGGGAAAAGACGCAGTTTCAATGCTCGAAACATTGTTGGCAGAAGATTCGACGCGATTGTTTGCGGTTCAGGCACTTGGGCAAATTCGTCGATCGGAAACCATCCCGCTCTTGATGCAAGTGGTTCATGATCCAGAAGTTCAGATTCGAGCGATCGCAGTTGAAGCCCTCAGCAGTTTCCATTCTCACGACATCACAACTGTTCTGATCGAAGCACTCCAAGATGTTGCCGTTCAAGTTAGACTCGCCGCAGTCACCGGATTAGGCTTTCGTCCAGACTATCCAAATTTAGTCGGTCAGCTTCGTCCCTTGTTGTTTGATCTGAACTTAGAAGTCTGTCGGCAAACTGCGATCGCACTGGGAAGACTTGGAACTTCGCAAGCGGCAACTGCACTCTATGAAGTTCTACAATCTGCACATACACCGGATAACTTATCGATCGAATTGGTTCGTGCTCTCGGTTGGATTACTTTACCCGAAGCTTTGAGCTATTTGGAATCTGCATTGTTGCAACTCTCTAAAACAGTCCAACTCGAAATCATTCAAACATTGGGACGGATTGATTCAGCCGAGTTGAAATCTCAAGCAACAGAGATTTTATTGAATGCACTGCCAAAGCTCGAATCCATTGAACTTCGACAAGCGATCGCGCTTTCTTTAGGACAGTTGGGCAATCCAGAATCGATCAATGCTCTAGTTGCGCTACTAGCAGATACCGATGATGGTGTACGATTTCATGCCATTTCAGCCTTGAAAACATTGGATGCTGAACTATCCCATCAACAAT
Coding sequences within it:
- a CDS encoding PBS lyase HEAT domain protein repeat-containing protein (similar to AA sequence:cyanobase_aa:LBDG_24100); amino-acid sequence: MQQLSSHEILEQAKFAATHQDWGQLSQNLQQILSKEAQSELFCDPNATVILLDLAMQVLESGSFQDRWDVAKLFPNFGSDAIAPLIDLLNDEDAEPEAQWFAVRILGGFNHPQVIEALIELLKHSESEDLNSMAVSVLASMGKDAVSMLETLLAEDSTRLFAVQALGQIRRSETIPLLMQVVHDPEVQIRAIAVEALSSFHSHDITTVLIEALQDVAVQVRLAAVTGLGFRPDYPNLVGQLRPLLFDLNLEVCRQTAIALGRLGTSQAATALYEVLQSAHTPDNLSIELVRALGWITLPEALSYLESALLQLSKTVQLEIIQTLGRIDSAELKSQATEILLNALPKLESIELRQAIALSLGQLGNPESINALVALLADTDDGVRFHAISALKTLDAELSHQQLEKLSKIEPEESELGRGIAIALREWHF